The Falco naumanni isolate bFalNau1 chromosome 1, bFalNau1.pat, whole genome shotgun sequence genome window below encodes:
- the CORO6 gene encoding coronin-6 isoform X1, which produces MSRRVVRQSKFRHVFGQPVKADQMYEDIRVSKVTCDSSFCAVNPKFVAIIVESGGGGAFIVLPLAKTGRVDKNHPLVTGHTAPVLDIDWCPHNDNVIASASEDTTIMVWQIPDYVPMRNITEPVVTLEGHSKRVSIISWHPTARNVLLSAGCDNLVILWNVGTGEMLLALDDIHTDLIYNVGWNRNGSLLVTTCKDKKVRIIDPRKQQVVAERFAPHEGLRPVRAIFTREGLIFTTGFTRMSQRELGLWDPNNFEEPIALQEMDTSNGVLLPFYDPDSSIVYLCGKGDSSIRYFEITDEAPYVHYLNTYSSKEPQRGMGFMPKRGLDVSKCEIARFFKLHERKCEPIVMTVPRKSDLFQDDLYPDTPGPEPALEADEWLSGKDAEPILISLRDGYVPVKNRELKVVKKNILDNKPPPGPRRSHSTCHPDFSQSALEEVLEEIRALKETVQAQEKRISDLENKLCQFTNGTD; this is translated from the exons ATGAGCCGCCGCGTGGTGCGCCAGAGCAAGTTCCGGCACGTCTTCGGGCAGCCGGTGAAGGCCGACCAGATGTACGAGGACATCCGAGTCTCCAAGGTGACGTGCGACAGCTCCTTCTGTGCGGTCAACCCCAAGTTTGTGGCCATCATCGTGGAGTCTGGTGGCGGGGGGGCCTTCATCGTCCTGCCCCTTGCCAAG ACAGGCCGGGTGGACAAGAACCACCCGCTGGTGACGGGGCACACGGCACCTGTGCTGGACATCGACTGGTGTCCCCACAACGACAACGTCATTGCCAGCGCCTCGGAGGACACCACAATCATG GTGTGGCAGATCCCTGACTACGTCCCCATGCGTAACATCACGGAGCCGGTGGTGACACTGGAGGGACACTCCAAGCGGGTGAGCATCATCTCATGGCACCCCACCGCCCGCAACGTCCTGCTCAGCGCAG GCTGTGACAACCTGGTGATCCTCTGGAACGTGGGCAcgggggagatgctgctggcactggACGACATACACACCGACCTCATCTACAACGTGGGCTGGAACCGCAATGGCAGCCTCCTCGTCACCACCTGCAAGGACAAGAAAGTCCGCATCATCGACCCCCGCAAGCAGCAGGTCGTGGCG gagAGGTTTGCCCCCCACGAAGGGCTGAGGCCCGTGCGGGCCATCTTCACACGGGAAGGACTCATCTTTACCACGGGCTTTACCAGGATGAGCCAGCGGGAGCTGGGCTTGTGGGACCCG AACAACTTCGAGGAGCCCATCGCCCTGCAGGAGATGGACACGAGCAATGGGGTCCTGCTGCCCTTCTACGACCCCGACTCCAGCATCGTCTACCTCTGCGGGAAG GGTGACAGCAGCATCCGATACTTTGAGATCACGGACGAGGCACCCTATGTGCACTACCTGAACACCTACAGCAGCAAGGAGCCGCAGCGGGGCATGGGCTTCATGCCCAAGCGTGGGCTGGACGTTAGCAAGTGTGAAATTGCCAG GTTCTTCAAGCTGCACGAGCGCAAGTGCGAGCCCATCGTCATGACGGTGCCGCGCAAG TCAGACCTCTTCCAGGATGACCTGTACCCTGACACGCCGGGCCCCGAACCGGCCCTGGAGGCGGATGAGTGGCTGTCGGGGAAGGATGCGGAGCCCATCCTCATCTCGCTGCGCGACGGCTACGTCCCCGTCAAGAACCGGGAGCTGAAGGTGGTCAAGAAGAACATTCTGGACAATAagccccccccaggcccccgcCGCAGCCACTCCACCTGCCATCCCGACTTCTCT CAGTCAGCCTtggaggaggtgctggaggagaTCCGTGCCCTGAAGGAGACGGTCCAAGCGCAGGAGAAGCGCATCTCCGACCTGGAGAACAAACTCTGCCAGTTCACCAACGGCACGGACTAG
- the CORO6 gene encoding coronin-6 isoform X4 — MSRRVVRQSKFRHVFGQPVKADQMYEDIRVSKVTCDSSFCAVNPKFVAIIVESGGGGAFIVLPLAKTGRVDKNHPLVTGHTAPVLDIDWCPHNDNVIASASEDTTIMVWQIPDYVPMRNITEPVVTLEGHSKRVSIISWHPTARNVLLSAGCDNLVILWNVGTGEMLLALDDIHTDLIYNVGWNRNGSLLVTTCKDKKVRIIDPRKQQVVANNFEEPIALQEMDTSNGVLLPFYDPDSSIVYLCGKGDSSIRYFEITDEAPYVHYLNTYSSKEPQRGMGFMPKRGLDVSKCEIARFFKLHERKCEPIVMTVPRKSDLFQDDLYPDTPGPEPALEADEWLSGKDAEPILISLRDGYVPVKNRELKVVKKNILDNKPPPGPRRSHSTCHPDFSQSALEEVLEEIRALKETVQAQEKRISDLENKLCQFTNGTD, encoded by the exons ATGAGCCGCCGCGTGGTGCGCCAGAGCAAGTTCCGGCACGTCTTCGGGCAGCCGGTGAAGGCCGACCAGATGTACGAGGACATCCGAGTCTCCAAGGTGACGTGCGACAGCTCCTTCTGTGCGGTCAACCCCAAGTTTGTGGCCATCATCGTGGAGTCTGGTGGCGGGGGGGCCTTCATCGTCCTGCCCCTTGCCAAG ACAGGCCGGGTGGACAAGAACCACCCGCTGGTGACGGGGCACACGGCACCTGTGCTGGACATCGACTGGTGTCCCCACAACGACAACGTCATTGCCAGCGCCTCGGAGGACACCACAATCATG GTGTGGCAGATCCCTGACTACGTCCCCATGCGTAACATCACGGAGCCGGTGGTGACACTGGAGGGACACTCCAAGCGGGTGAGCATCATCTCATGGCACCCCACCGCCCGCAACGTCCTGCTCAGCGCAG GCTGTGACAACCTGGTGATCCTCTGGAACGTGGGCAcgggggagatgctgctggcactggACGACATACACACCGACCTCATCTACAACGTGGGCTGGAACCGCAATGGCAGCCTCCTCGTCACCACCTGCAAGGACAAGAAAGTCCGCATCATCGACCCCCGCAAGCAGCAGGTCGTGGCG AACAACTTCGAGGAGCCCATCGCCCTGCAGGAGATGGACACGAGCAATGGGGTCCTGCTGCCCTTCTACGACCCCGACTCCAGCATCGTCTACCTCTGCGGGAAG GGTGACAGCAGCATCCGATACTTTGAGATCACGGACGAGGCACCCTATGTGCACTACCTGAACACCTACAGCAGCAAGGAGCCGCAGCGGGGCATGGGCTTCATGCCCAAGCGTGGGCTGGACGTTAGCAAGTGTGAAATTGCCAG GTTCTTCAAGCTGCACGAGCGCAAGTGCGAGCCCATCGTCATGACGGTGCCGCGCAAG TCAGACCTCTTCCAGGATGACCTGTACCCTGACACGCCGGGCCCCGAACCGGCCCTGGAGGCGGATGAGTGGCTGTCGGGGAAGGATGCGGAGCCCATCCTCATCTCGCTGCGCGACGGCTACGTCCCCGTCAAGAACCGGGAGCTGAAGGTGGTCAAGAAGAACATTCTGGACAATAagccccccccaggcccccgcCGCAGCCACTCCACCTGCCATCCCGACTTCTCT CAGTCAGCCTtggaggaggtgctggaggagaTCCGTGCCCTGAAGGAGACGGTCCAAGCGCAGGAGAAGCGCATCTCCGACCTGGAGAACAAACTCTGCCAGTTCACCAACGGCACGGACTAG
- the CORO6 gene encoding coronin-6 isoform X3, with protein MSRRVVRQSKFRHVFGQPVKADQMYEDIRVSKVTCDSSFCAVNPKFVAIIVESGGGGAFIVLPLAKTGRVDKNHPLVTGHTAPVLDIDWCPHNDNVIASASEDTTIMVWQIPDYVPMRNITEPVVTLEGHSKRVSIISWHPTARNVLLSAGCDNLVILWNVGTGEMLLALDDIHTDLIYNVGWNRNGSLLVTTCKDKKVRIIDPRKQQVVAEKAKPHDGARPIRAIFVADGKIFTTGFSKMSERQLGLWDLNNFEEPIALQEMDTSNGVLLPFYDPDSSIVYLCGKGDSSIRYFEITDEAPYVHYLNTYSSKEPQRGMGFMPKRGLDVSKCEIARFFKLHERKCEPIVMTVPRKSDLFQDDLYPDTPGPEPALEADEWLSGKDAEPILISLRDGYVPVKNRELKVVKKNILDNKPPPGPRRSHSTCHPDFSSALEEVLEEIRALKETVQAQEKRISDLENKLCQFTNGTD; from the exons ATGAGCCGCCGCGTGGTGCGCCAGAGCAAGTTCCGGCACGTCTTCGGGCAGCCGGTGAAGGCCGACCAGATGTACGAGGACATCCGAGTCTCCAAGGTGACGTGCGACAGCTCCTTCTGTGCGGTCAACCCCAAGTTTGTGGCCATCATCGTGGAGTCTGGTGGCGGGGGGGCCTTCATCGTCCTGCCCCTTGCCAAG ACAGGCCGGGTGGACAAGAACCACCCGCTGGTGACGGGGCACACGGCACCTGTGCTGGACATCGACTGGTGTCCCCACAACGACAACGTCATTGCCAGCGCCTCGGAGGACACCACAATCATG GTGTGGCAGATCCCTGACTACGTCCCCATGCGTAACATCACGGAGCCGGTGGTGACACTGGAGGGACACTCCAAGCGGGTGAGCATCATCTCATGGCACCCCACCGCCCGCAACGTCCTGCTCAGCGCAG GCTGTGACAACCTGGTGATCCTCTGGAACGTGGGCAcgggggagatgctgctggcactggACGACATACACACCGACCTCATCTACAACGTGGGCTGGAACCGCAATGGCAGCCTCCTCGTCACCACCTGCAAGGACAAGAAAGTCCGCATCATCGACCCCCGCAAGCAGCAGGTCGTGGCG GAGAAAGCCAAACCGCACGACGGCGCCCGCCCCATCCGCGCCATCTTCGTGGCCGATGGCAAGATCTTCACCACCGGCTTCAGCAAGATGAGCGAGCGGCAGCTGGGCCTCTGGGACCTG AACAACTTCGAGGAGCCCATCGCCCTGCAGGAGATGGACACGAGCAATGGGGTCCTGCTGCCCTTCTACGACCCCGACTCCAGCATCGTCTACCTCTGCGGGAAG GGTGACAGCAGCATCCGATACTTTGAGATCACGGACGAGGCACCCTATGTGCACTACCTGAACACCTACAGCAGCAAGGAGCCGCAGCGGGGCATGGGCTTCATGCCCAAGCGTGGGCTGGACGTTAGCAAGTGTGAAATTGCCAG GTTCTTCAAGCTGCACGAGCGCAAGTGCGAGCCCATCGTCATGACGGTGCCGCGCAAG TCAGACCTCTTCCAGGATGACCTGTACCCTGACACGCCGGGCCCCGAACCGGCCCTGGAGGCGGATGAGTGGCTGTCGGGGAAGGATGCGGAGCCCATCCTCATCTCGCTGCGCGACGGCTACGTCCCCGTCAAGAACCGGGAGCTGAAGGTGGTCAAGAAGAACATTCTGGACAATAagccccccccaggcccccgcCGCAGCCACTCCACCTGCCATCCCGACTTCTCT TCAGCCTtggaggaggtgctggaggagaTCCGTGCCCTGAAGGAGACGGTCCAAGCGCAGGAGAAGCGCATCTCCGACCTGGAGAACAAACTCTGCCAGTTCACCAACGGCACGGACTAG
- the CORO6 gene encoding coronin-6 isoform X2 has translation MSRRVVRQSKFRHVFGQPVKADQMYEDIRVSKVTCDSSFCAVNPKFVAIIVESGGGGAFIVLPLAKTGRVDKNHPLVTGHTAPVLDIDWCPHNDNVIASASEDTTIMVWQIPDYVPMRNITEPVVTLEGHSKRVSIISWHPTARNVLLSAGCDNLVILWNVGTGEMLLALDDIHTDLIYNVGWNRNGSLLVTTCKDKKVRIIDPRKQQVVAEKAKPHDGARPIRAIFVADGKIFTTGFSKMSERQLGLWDLNNFEEPIALQEMDTSNGVLLPFYDPDSSIVYLCGKGDSSIRYFEITDEAPYVHYLNTYSSKEPQRGMGFMPKRGLDVSKCEIARFFKLHERKCEPIVMTVPRKSDLFQDDLYPDTPGPEPALEADEWLSGKDAEPILISLRDGYVPVKNRELKVVKKNILDNKPPPGPRRSHSTCHPDFSQSALEEVLEEIRALKETVQAQEKRISDLENKLCQFTNGTD, from the exons ATGAGCCGCCGCGTGGTGCGCCAGAGCAAGTTCCGGCACGTCTTCGGGCAGCCGGTGAAGGCCGACCAGATGTACGAGGACATCCGAGTCTCCAAGGTGACGTGCGACAGCTCCTTCTGTGCGGTCAACCCCAAGTTTGTGGCCATCATCGTGGAGTCTGGTGGCGGGGGGGCCTTCATCGTCCTGCCCCTTGCCAAG ACAGGCCGGGTGGACAAGAACCACCCGCTGGTGACGGGGCACACGGCACCTGTGCTGGACATCGACTGGTGTCCCCACAACGACAACGTCATTGCCAGCGCCTCGGAGGACACCACAATCATG GTGTGGCAGATCCCTGACTACGTCCCCATGCGTAACATCACGGAGCCGGTGGTGACACTGGAGGGACACTCCAAGCGGGTGAGCATCATCTCATGGCACCCCACCGCCCGCAACGTCCTGCTCAGCGCAG GCTGTGACAACCTGGTGATCCTCTGGAACGTGGGCAcgggggagatgctgctggcactggACGACATACACACCGACCTCATCTACAACGTGGGCTGGAACCGCAATGGCAGCCTCCTCGTCACCACCTGCAAGGACAAGAAAGTCCGCATCATCGACCCCCGCAAGCAGCAGGTCGTGGCG GAGAAAGCCAAACCGCACGACGGCGCCCGCCCCATCCGCGCCATCTTCGTGGCCGATGGCAAGATCTTCACCACCGGCTTCAGCAAGATGAGCGAGCGGCAGCTGGGCCTCTGGGACCTG AACAACTTCGAGGAGCCCATCGCCCTGCAGGAGATGGACACGAGCAATGGGGTCCTGCTGCCCTTCTACGACCCCGACTCCAGCATCGTCTACCTCTGCGGGAAG GGTGACAGCAGCATCCGATACTTTGAGATCACGGACGAGGCACCCTATGTGCACTACCTGAACACCTACAGCAGCAAGGAGCCGCAGCGGGGCATGGGCTTCATGCCCAAGCGTGGGCTGGACGTTAGCAAGTGTGAAATTGCCAG GTTCTTCAAGCTGCACGAGCGCAAGTGCGAGCCCATCGTCATGACGGTGCCGCGCAAG TCAGACCTCTTCCAGGATGACCTGTACCCTGACACGCCGGGCCCCGAACCGGCCCTGGAGGCGGATGAGTGGCTGTCGGGGAAGGATGCGGAGCCCATCCTCATCTCGCTGCGCGACGGCTACGTCCCCGTCAAGAACCGGGAGCTGAAGGTGGTCAAGAAGAACATTCTGGACAATAagccccccccaggcccccgcCGCAGCCACTCCACCTGCCATCCCGACTTCTCT CAGTCAGCCTtggaggaggtgctggaggagaTCCGTGCCCTGAAGGAGACGGTCCAAGCGCAGGAGAAGCGCATCTCCGACCTGGAGAACAAACTCTGCCAGTTCACCAACGGCACGGACTAG
- the CORO6 gene encoding coronin-6 isoform X5: MSRRVVRQSKFRHVFGQPVKADQMYEDIRVSKVTCDSSFCAVNPKFVAIIVESGGGGAFIVLPLAKTGRVDKNHPLVTGHTAPVLDIDWCPHNDNVIASASEDTTIMVWQIPDYVPMRNITEPVVTLEGHSKRVSIISWHPTARNVLLSAGCDNLVILWNVGTGEMLLALDDIHTDLIYNVGWNRNGSLLVTTCKDKKVRIIDPRKQQVVAEKAKPHDGARPIRAIFVADGKIFTTGFSKMSERQLGLWDLERFAPHEGLRPVRAIFTREGLIFTTGFTRMSQRELGLWDPNNFEEPIALQEMDTSNGVLLPFYDPDSSIVYLCGKGDSSIRYFEITDEAPYVHYLNTYSSKEPQRGMGFMPKRGLDVSKCEIARFFKLHERKCEPIVMTVPRKSDLFQDDLYPDTPGPEPALEADEWLSGKDAEPILISLRDGYVPVKNRELKVVKKNILDNKPPPGPRRSHSTCHPDFSQSALEEVLEEIRALKETVQAQEKRISDLENKLCQFTNGTD, from the exons ATGAGCCGCCGCGTGGTGCGCCAGAGCAAGTTCCGGCACGTCTTCGGGCAGCCGGTGAAGGCCGACCAGATGTACGAGGACATCCGAGTCTCCAAGGTGACGTGCGACAGCTCCTTCTGTGCGGTCAACCCCAAGTTTGTGGCCATCATCGTGGAGTCTGGTGGCGGGGGGGCCTTCATCGTCCTGCCCCTTGCCAAG ACAGGCCGGGTGGACAAGAACCACCCGCTGGTGACGGGGCACACGGCACCTGTGCTGGACATCGACTGGTGTCCCCACAACGACAACGTCATTGCCAGCGCCTCGGAGGACACCACAATCATG GTGTGGCAGATCCCTGACTACGTCCCCATGCGTAACATCACGGAGCCGGTGGTGACACTGGAGGGACACTCCAAGCGGGTGAGCATCATCTCATGGCACCCCACCGCCCGCAACGTCCTGCTCAGCGCAG GCTGTGACAACCTGGTGATCCTCTGGAACGTGGGCAcgggggagatgctgctggcactggACGACATACACACCGACCTCATCTACAACGTGGGCTGGAACCGCAATGGCAGCCTCCTCGTCACCACCTGCAAGGACAAGAAAGTCCGCATCATCGACCCCCGCAAGCAGCAGGTCGTGGCG GAGAAAGCCAAACCGCACGACGGCGCCCGCCCCATCCGCGCCATCTTCGTGGCCGATGGCAAGATCTTCACCACCGGCTTCAGCAAGATGAGCGAGCGGCAGCTGGGCCTCTGGGACCTG gagAGGTTTGCCCCCCACGAAGGGCTGAGGCCCGTGCGGGCCATCTTCACACGGGAAGGACTCATCTTTACCACGGGCTTTACCAGGATGAGCCAGCGGGAGCTGGGCTTGTGGGACCCG AACAACTTCGAGGAGCCCATCGCCCTGCAGGAGATGGACACGAGCAATGGGGTCCTGCTGCCCTTCTACGACCCCGACTCCAGCATCGTCTACCTCTGCGGGAAG GGTGACAGCAGCATCCGATACTTTGAGATCACGGACGAGGCACCCTATGTGCACTACCTGAACACCTACAGCAGCAAGGAGCCGCAGCGGGGCATGGGCTTCATGCCCAAGCGTGGGCTGGACGTTAGCAAGTGTGAAATTGCCAG GTTCTTCAAGCTGCACGAGCGCAAGTGCGAGCCCATCGTCATGACGGTGCCGCGCAAG TCAGACCTCTTCCAGGATGACCTGTACCCTGACACGCCGGGCCCCGAACCGGCCCTGGAGGCGGATGAGTGGCTGTCGGGGAAGGATGCGGAGCCCATCCTCATCTCGCTGCGCGACGGCTACGTCCCCGTCAAGAACCGGGAGCTGAAGGTGGTCAAGAAGAACATTCTGGACAATAagccccccccaggcccccgcCGCAGCCACTCCACCTGCCATCCCGACTTCTCT CAGTCAGCCTtggaggaggtgctggaggagaTCCGTGCCCTGAAGGAGACGGTCCAAGCGCAGGAGAAGCGCATCTCCGACCTGGAGAACAAACTCTGCCAGTTCACCAACGGCACGGACTAG